One window of the Actinomyces procaprae genome contains the following:
- the hisB gene encoding imidazoleglycerol-phosphate dehydratase HisB — translation MNRTARIERATSESSVVVELNLDGTGRTDISTTVPFYDHMLTALGKHSLIDLTVHASGDTDIDVHHTVEDTAICIGEALRTALGDKRGIRRFGDALVPLDEALAQAVVDISGRPYLMHDGESEAFVHHLIGGHFTGSMVRHCLEAIAYHAGICLYVRVISGRDPHHIAEAEFKALARALRAAVEPDPRVDGIPSTKGAL, via the coding sequence ATGAACCGCACGGCCCGCATCGAACGCGCCACCAGTGAGTCCTCCGTGGTCGTCGAGCTCAACCTCGACGGCACCGGCCGGACCGACATCTCCACCACGGTGCCCTTCTACGACCACATGCTCACCGCCCTGGGCAAGCACTCCCTGATCGACTTGACGGTGCACGCCTCCGGCGACACCGATATCGACGTGCACCACACGGTGGAGGACACCGCCATCTGCATCGGCGAGGCCCTGAGGACCGCCCTGGGGGACAAGCGCGGCATCCGCCGCTTCGGCGACGCCCTCGTGCCCCTGGATGAGGCGCTGGCCCAGGCCGTCGTCGACATCTCCGGCCGCCCCTACCTCATGCACGACGGCGAGTCCGAGGCCTTCGTCCACCACCTCATCGGCGGACACTTCACGGGCTCCATGGTCCGCCACTGCCTGGAGGCGATCGCCTATCACGCCGGCATCTGCCTGTACGTGCGCGTCATCTCCGGGCGCGACCCCCACCACATCGCCGAGGCGGAGTTCAAGGCCCTGGCCCGTGCGCTGCGTGCCGCGGTGGAGCCCGACCCCCGCGTCGACGGCATCCCCTCAACCAAGGGAGCGCTGTGA
- the priA gene encoding bifunctional 1-(5-phosphoribosyl)-5-((5-phosphoribosylamino)methylideneamino)imidazole-4-carboxamide isomerase/phosphoribosylanthranilate isomerase PriA: protein MLTLFPAVDVAYGKAVRLLRGEAGSETDYGSPIDAARDWVEAGAQWIHLVDLDAAFGRGTNAPLLARIVGEVDVKVELSGGIRDDASLHRALSAGAARVNLGTAALEDPEWTERVIAEHGDRIAVGLDVRGTRLAARGWTKEGGDLWETLERLNAAGCARYVVTDVTKDGTLMGPNINLLREVCERTGAPVVASGGIAHLDDLRALARLERSGLEGAIVGKALYNGNFTLQEALAVCGGEDSAQGAR from the coding sequence ATGCTCACCCTCTTTCCTGCCGTCGATGTCGCCTACGGCAAGGCCGTCCGCCTGCTGCGAGGCGAGGCCGGCAGCGAGACCGACTACGGCAGCCCCATCGACGCGGCACGCGACTGGGTTGAAGCCGGCGCGCAGTGGATCCACCTGGTGGATCTGGACGCGGCCTTCGGAAGGGGCACCAACGCCCCGCTGCTCGCCCGCATCGTCGGGGAGGTGGACGTGAAGGTGGAGCTGTCCGGCGGTATCCGCGACGACGCCTCCCTGCACAGGGCGCTGTCAGCCGGGGCCGCCCGCGTCAACCTCGGCACCGCCGCGCTGGAGGACCCCGAGTGGACCGAACGGGTCATCGCTGAGCACGGCGACAGGATCGCCGTCGGTCTGGACGTGCGCGGCACCAGGCTGGCGGCTCGCGGGTGGACCAAGGAGGGCGGAGACCTGTGGGAGACCCTGGAGCGTCTGAACGCCGCCGGCTGCGCCCGCTACGTGGTCACCGACGTCACCAAGGACGGCACCCTCATGGGGCCGAACATCAACTTGCTGCGTGAGGTGTGCGAGCGTACCGGTGCTCCCGTCGTCGCCTCCGGCGGCATCGCCCACCTGGATGACCTGCGTGCACTCGCCCGCCTGGAGCGATCCGGGCTGGAGGGCGCGATCGTAGGCAAGGCTCTGTACAACGGGAACTTCACCCTCCAGGAGGCACTGGCCGTATGCGGCGGCGAGGACTCCGCGCAGGGGGCGCGCTGA
- a CDS encoding OmpA family protein: MTRRSVNAPRARGAAAVGGTMVLAAAVGALASQPMALAASATPTPSATAVATRYVAPGVVPEAGESVEAPVYSIEMRSYDIEAPIGTTDGAASVVELGDRTTTTLSSDVNFEADSAELTDRAHEVLDELIAQWRDDPPTTVTITGHTDSVDEDDYNQDLSERRAEAVKTYITDQLPDLDVTAQGKGESEPIASETEEDGSVSEEGRAANRRVEIVAEG; this comes from the coding sequence ATGACTCGCCGATCCGTGAACGCCCCGCGGGCCAGGGGCGCGGCGGCCGTGGGAGGCACGATGGTGCTGGCGGCGGCGGTGGGCGCGCTCGCCTCCCAGCCTATGGCACTGGCCGCGTCGGCGACGCCGACTCCTTCGGCCACTGCCGTGGCCACCAGATACGTCGCCCCCGGCGTCGTGCCCGAGGCCGGTGAGAGCGTCGAGGCGCCCGTGTACTCCATCGAGATGCGGAGCTATGACATCGAGGCGCCGATCGGCACCACGGATGGCGCGGCCTCCGTGGTGGAGCTGGGGGACCGCACCACCACCACGCTGTCCAGCGACGTGAACTTCGAGGCGGACTCCGCGGAGCTGACCGACCGCGCCCACGAGGTGCTGGACGAGCTGATCGCGCAGTGGCGGGACGATCCACCCACCACGGTCACGATCACCGGCCACACCGACTCGGTGGATGAGGACGACTACAACCAGGACCTGTCCGAGCGCAGGGCCGAGGCGGTCAAGACCTATATCACCGACCAGCTGCCCGACCTGGACGTCACCGCGCAGGGCAAGGGGGAGTCCGAGCCGATCGCCTCGGAGACGGAGGAGGACGGCTCCGTGTCTGAGGAGGGACGGGCCGCCAACCGTCGCGTCGAGATCGTCGCCGAGGGCTAG
- a CDS encoding histidinol-phosphate transaminase → MTALPLRPDLAGCEPYGAPELDVPVRLNVNENPYQPSPAVVADIAAAVGRAASGLNRYPDRDFPDLRAALADYLAAESGVTLDWQQIWAANGSNEVMAHVLQAFGGPGRTCLSFTPTYSMYPEYARDTFTRYVTGPRREDFTVDVDAVAAAIAREHPAVVILASPNNPTGTALPLDDVVAILEAARGHGPADAAAGDDVATDCVVVIDEAYAEFRRPGVPSALELLERTDGDGAPRYPHLAVTRTMSKAFGMAGLRLGYLAASRELVDMLRIVRLPYHLSAVSQAAALAALDHREELMSQVASLRDERDDLVAWLRAQGWTAYDSDSNFVLFGPFTDREAVWQGLLDRGVLIRVVGPEGYLRVCVGTPAEMADFRTALTAVTSDGPHQPDRNGQNLEENPA, encoded by the coding sequence GTGACCGCTCTTCCGCTGCGGCCCGATCTGGCGGGCTGTGAACCCTACGGCGCACCCGAGCTGGACGTGCCGGTGCGCCTCAACGTGAATGAGAACCCCTACCAGCCCAGCCCGGCCGTGGTGGCGGACATCGCCGCCGCCGTCGGACGGGCCGCCTCCGGGCTGAACCGCTACCCGGACCGGGACTTCCCAGATTTGCGGGCCGCCCTGGCCGACTACCTGGCCGCCGAGTCCGGTGTGACCCTGGACTGGCAGCAGATCTGGGCCGCCAACGGCTCCAACGAGGTCATGGCACATGTGCTGCAGGCCTTCGGCGGGCCCGGGCGTACCTGCCTGTCCTTCACCCCCACCTACTCCATGTACCCCGAGTACGCCCGCGACACCTTCACCCGCTACGTCACCGGGCCGCGGCGGGAGGACTTCACCGTGGATGTCGACGCCGTCGCCGCGGCCATCGCACGCGAGCACCCGGCCGTGGTCATCCTCGCCAGCCCCAACAACCCCACCGGCACCGCCCTGCCGCTCGACGACGTGGTTGCCATCCTTGAGGCCGCCCGCGGTCACGGGCCCGCCGACGCGGCGGCAGGCGACGACGTCGCCACCGACTGCGTAGTGGTGATCGACGAGGCCTACGCGGAGTTCCGCCGCCCCGGTGTGCCCAGCGCACTGGAGCTGCTGGAGCGCACCGACGGCGATGGCGCCCCCCGCTACCCGCACCTGGCCGTCACCCGCACCATGAGCAAGGCCTTCGGCATGGCCGGGCTGCGGCTGGGGTACCTGGCGGCGTCCCGTGAGCTGGTGGACATGCTGCGCATCGTGCGCCTGCCCTATCACCTGTCCGCCGTCTCCCAGGCGGCGGCCCTGGCGGCCCTGGATCACCGCGAGGAGCTGATGAGCCAGGTCGCCTCCCTGCGCGATGAGCGCGACGACCTGGTGGCGTGGCTGCGTGCCCAGGGCTGGACCGCCTACGACTCCGATTCCAACTTCGTGCTGTTCGGCCCCTTCACCGACCGCGAAGCCGTGTGGCAGGGGCTGCTCGACCGCGGCGTCCTGATCCGGGTCGTCGGCCCGGAGGGGTACCTTCGGGTCTGCGTCGGCACGCCGGCAGAGATGGCCGACTTCCGTACCGCCCTCACTGCCGTCACCAGCGACGGCCCGCACCAACCGGACCGCAACGGCCAGAACCTGGAGGAGAATCCCGCATGA
- a CDS encoding cobalamin-independent methionine synthase II family protein produces the protein MAKQIRTTHVGSLPRTEALLEANAAHAAGTLDDAGLAAVVAEQTDAVVARQAETGLTIVNDGEYGHAMTEKVDYGAWWSYSFTRFSGLELLDQLPERKPTPAGRLELDAMTDRRDWVAYADAYADPTSGIHLATRRPWVFPVVTGEIRYTGQDIVARDIAALKHGLERAGKPLSEGFVASVSPASAARVGNYFYEDDEAAVWAWAEALREEYRAITDAGLTVQIDAPDLAESWDQFITEPSLEDYRRFSAVRIEALNHALEGIDPAQVRYHVCWGSWHGPHSTDLGFDKIVDLALSVNANGLSFEAANVRHEHEWKIWQDTALPDGKYLIPGVVSHATNVLEHPELVADRIERFARLVGPERVVASTDCGLGGRVHAHIAWSKLASLTEGARLASARL, from the coding sequence ATGGCCAAGCAAATCCGCACCACCCATGTAGGCTCCCTGCCCCGCACCGAGGCGCTGCTTGAGGCTAACGCCGCTCACGCGGCCGGCACCCTCGACGACGCCGGGCTCGCGGCGGTCGTCGCCGAGCAGACCGACGCCGTCGTCGCCCGGCAGGCCGAGACCGGCCTGACGATCGTCAACGACGGCGAGTACGGGCACGCCATGACCGAGAAGGTCGACTACGGCGCCTGGTGGTCATACTCCTTCACCCGCTTCAGCGGCCTTGAGCTGCTCGACCAGCTGCCCGAGCGCAAGCCCACGCCGGCCGGCAGGCTCGAGCTCGACGCCATGACCGACCGCCGCGACTGGGTCGCCTACGCCGACGCCTACGCAGACCCCACCTCCGGCATCCACCTGGCCACGCGCAGGCCCTGGGTGTTCCCCGTAGTCACCGGCGAGATCCGCTACACCGGTCAGGACATTGTCGCCCGCGACATCGCCGCACTCAAGCACGGGCTTGAAAGGGCCGGCAAGCCGCTGAGCGAGGGCTTCGTTGCCTCCGTCAGCCCGGCGTCGGCGGCCCGCGTGGGCAACTACTTCTACGAGGACGACGAGGCCGCCGTATGGGCCTGGGCCGAGGCCCTGCGGGAGGAGTACCGGGCGATCACCGACGCCGGGCTCACGGTTCAGATCGACGCCCCCGACCTGGCCGAGTCCTGGGACCAGTTCATCACCGAGCCGTCCCTGGAGGACTACCGCCGCTTCTCCGCTGTGCGCATTGAGGCCCTCAACCACGCCCTGGAGGGCATCGACCCCGCCCAGGTGCGCTACCACGTGTGCTGGGGCTCCTGGCACGGCCCGCACTCCACCGACCTGGGCTTCGACAAGATCGTGGACCTGGCACTGTCCGTGAACGCCAACGGATTGAGCTTCGAGGCCGCGAACGTCCGCCACGAGCACGAGTGGAAGATCTGGCAGGACACCGCCCTGCCCGACGGCAAGTACCTGATCCCCGGAGTGGTCTCCCACGCCACGAACGTGCTGGAGCACCCGGAGCTGGTCGCCGACCGCATCGAGCGCTTCGCCCGGCTGGTAGGGCCCGAGCGCGTGGTCGCCTCCACCGACTGCGGGCTGGGCGGACGCGTGCACGCCCACATCGCCTGGTCCAAGCTGGCCTCGCTGACCGAGGGCGCCCGGCTGGCCTCCGCGCGCCTGTGA
- a CDS encoding cation:proton antiporter has protein sequence MEILIIAVAGLLVIAAGNQLAPRVGVASPLLLLALGAGVGFLPFVSAIELDPDIVLEVVLPPLLFSTAVSMPVMDFRRELRAVAALAVGLVAVSATVTGLVVHAVMPTISLPWAIALGAVLSPTDAVAITVARGSGVSQRIITILEGEGLFNDATALILLSSATAAGIAHSADALQPAALVSGFLTSLALALAIGWAVGEGSIRVRSRITNPTADTVVSFTIPFLASLPTDHLGGSGLVAAVVAGLVISYRRPRLLPPAHRQTAQQNWRTIELILEGGVFLFMGLQAYGIVQDVVDGGFGLRAAVLLAAGTGAMAVLVRVAFVAPLLVWLRHVRRRHRQHLEEERQRLDRFERRLEQARGIDDELLAKHGLSAEQWHQAVTGWRDRLERGQRRQRRRGADLDYFTADPLGPREGAVIVWAGMRGAVTLAAAQTLPLTTPDRPFLLLVALLVASGSLVIQGLTLGGVIRLVRPRLGSRTDFDAERGRLLRLLDDAATSRHADVLTPAEARELAIESIRVQRRALLDARDEGLFSSSSLEYALELLDAKEIMLTAAE, from the coding sequence GTGGAGATACTCATCATCGCGGTCGCGGGCCTGCTCGTCATCGCCGCCGGCAACCAACTCGCCCCCAGGGTCGGCGTAGCCTCTCCGCTACTGCTGCTCGCCCTGGGGGCGGGTGTCGGTTTCCTGCCGTTCGTCTCGGCGATCGAGCTGGATCCCGACATCGTCCTCGAAGTGGTGCTCCCGCCGCTGCTGTTCTCCACCGCGGTGTCCATGCCCGTGATGGACTTCCGGCGCGAACTGCGCGCCGTCGCGGCGCTCGCGGTCGGACTGGTCGCCGTCAGCGCCACCGTCACCGGCTTGGTGGTGCACGCCGTCATGCCGACGATCTCACTGCCCTGGGCGATCGCCCTGGGGGCGGTGCTGAGCCCCACCGACGCCGTCGCCATTACCGTCGCCCGCGGCTCGGGCGTCTCCCAGCGGATCATCACCATCCTGGAGGGGGAGGGGCTGTTCAACGACGCCACCGCCCTGATCCTGCTGTCCTCCGCCACGGCCGCCGGCATCGCCCACAGCGCCGACGCCCTGCAGCCCGCCGCACTCGTCTCCGGCTTCCTCACCTCGCTGGCCCTCGCCCTGGCCATCGGCTGGGCGGTGGGGGAGGGCAGCATCCGGGTTCGCTCCCGCATAACCAACCCGACGGCGGACACGGTCGTGTCCTTCACCATCCCCTTCCTGGCCTCCCTGCCCACGGACCATCTGGGCGGTTCCGGGCTGGTCGCGGCCGTCGTCGCCGGCCTGGTCATCTCCTATCGTCGGCCGCGTCTGCTTCCACCCGCCCACCGGCAGACCGCCCAGCAGAACTGGCGCACCATCGAGCTGATTCTGGAGGGCGGCGTCTTCCTGTTCATGGGGCTGCAGGCCTACGGGATCGTCCAGGACGTGGTCGACGGCGGTTTCGGCCTGCGCGCCGCCGTGCTGCTGGCGGCCGGAACCGGGGCCATGGCGGTGCTGGTGCGGGTGGCCTTCGTAGCGCCGTTGCTGGTCTGGCTGCGTCACGTGCGCCGCCGCCACCGCCAGCACCTGGAGGAGGAGCGCCAGCGGCTGGACCGCTTCGAGAGGCGGCTGGAGCAGGCACGAGGCATCGATGACGAGCTGTTGGCCAAGCACGGCCTGTCCGCGGAGCAGTGGCACCAGGCGGTCACCGGTTGGCGCGACCGCCTGGAGCGCGGCCAACGGCGCCAGCGGCGCCGGGGAGCCGACCTGGACTACTTCACCGCCGATCCGCTCGGGCCACGCGAGGGGGCGGTGATCGTGTGGGCGGGCATGCGCGGCGCCGTAACCCTGGCCGCGGCCCAGACCCTTCCCCTGACGACGCCCGACCGCCCCTTCCTGCTGCTGGTGGCCCTGCTGGTGGCCAGTGGGTCACTGGTCATCCAGGGGCTCACGCTGGGCGGTGTCATCCGGCTCGTCCGCCCGCGCCTGGGCTCCCGCACCGACTTCGATGCCGAGCGCGGGCGGTTGCTCCGGCTGCTGGATGATGCCGCCACCAGTCGGCATGCCGACGTGCTCACCCCCGCTGAGGCGCGTGAGCTCGCCATTGAGAGCATCCGTGTGCAGCGGCGGGCACTGCTCGACGCCCGCGATGAGGGCCTGTTCTCCTCCAGCAGCCTGGAGTATGCGCTTGAACTCCTGGACGCGAAGGAGATCATGCTGACCGCCGCGGAATAG
- the hisH gene encoding imidazole glycerol phosphate synthase subunit HisH produces the protein MRQPHVVVLSYGSGNVRSAVRALERVGAVVELTADPEVVANADGLVVPGVGAFAAVMEQLRGVDAPRLIDLRLAGGRPVLGICVGMQVMFAASTEHTEQAGGEPVPGLGQWPGTVSRLVAEVVPHMGWSQVRPPADTVLFDGLFDSSGSERFYFVHSYAAQTDPAALLEQGSMRLPSATWATHGEDFVAAVENGALSATQFHPEKSGDAGAQLLRNWLTTL, from the coding sequence GTGAGGCAACCACACGTCGTCGTCCTGTCCTACGGAAGTGGAAACGTGCGCTCGGCCGTGCGCGCCCTGGAGCGCGTCGGCGCGGTCGTCGAGCTGACCGCGGACCCCGAGGTCGTGGCCAACGCGGACGGACTGGTCGTGCCCGGCGTCGGCGCCTTCGCCGCCGTCATGGAGCAGCTGCGGGGCGTGGACGCCCCCAGGCTTATTGACCTGCGGCTGGCCGGGGGCAGGCCCGTGCTCGGCATCTGTGTGGGTATGCAGGTGATGTTCGCCGCCTCCACCGAGCACACCGAGCAGGCAGGCGGCGAGCCGGTTCCCGGCCTGGGGCAGTGGCCCGGCACGGTGTCCCGGCTGGTGGCGGAGGTCGTGCCCCACATGGGCTGGAGCCAGGTGCGCCCGCCGGCGGACACGGTGCTGTTCGACGGCCTGTTCGACTCCTCCGGCTCCGAACGCTTCTACTTCGTGCACTCCTACGCTGCGCAGACCGACCCGGCGGCGCTGCTGGAGCAGGGCAGTATGCGCCTGCCCAGCGCCACCTGGGCCACACACGGGGAGGACTTCGTGGCCGCCGTCGAGAACGGGGCGCTGAGCGCCACCCAGTTCCACCCCGAGAAGTCCGGGGACGCCGGCGCACAACTACTACGCAACTGGCTCACCACCCTGTGA